From the Triticum aestivum cultivar Chinese Spring unplaced genomic scaffold, IWGSC CS RefSeq v2.1 scaffold42856, whole genome shotgun sequence genome, one window contains:
- the LOC123172115 gene encoding uncharacterized protein isoform X2 yields MSDTVVITVAVDNSLIGKSGAIQWPAVRKADTPSADGIESVMFRYRFMEDQPTVFTDVQGSEAGPCAGGRASTDTVDGAVNLPRTDEGPTADECVRTTTDGEVLLYARGGRDHAAHMCPEAQLMASNSDIFLTNDEGPVVRLLRWVAGICGGSGHAVHGCPEGQLMAGNSTIYLNGLVQWLLR; encoded by the exons ATGAGCGACACCGTTGTCATCACCGTCGCCGTCGACAACTCTCTCATCGGCAAGAGCGGCGCCATCCAATGGCCAGCCGTCCGCAAG GCAGACACGCCGTCCGCAGACGGGATTGAGAGCGTAATGTTCAGGTACAGATTCATGGAGGACCAGCCTACAGTGTTCACCGACGTGCAGGGAAGCGAGGCCGGGCCGTGCGCCGGTGGCCGTGCATCCACCGACACGGTAGACGGTGCAGTCAACTTGCCACGGACAGACGAGGGACCAACCGCCGACGAGTGCGTGCGCACCACCACTGATGGAGAAGTCCTGCTATACGCTCGCGGGGGCAGGGACCATGCCGCCCACATGTGCCCAGAAGCGCAGCTCATGGCCAGTAACTCTGATATCTTCCTTACTAATGACGAAGGGCCAGTCGTGCGGCTCCTTCGATGGGTTGCTGGTATATGCGGGGGCAGCGGCCATGCCGTCCATGGTTGCCCCGAAGGCCAACTCATGGCCGGTAACTCTACTATCTACCTGAATGGCCTGGTCCAGTGGCTCCTCCGGTAG
- the LOC123172115 gene encoding uncharacterized protein isoform X1, which produces MSDTVVITVAVDNSLIGKSGAIQWPAVRKQADTPSADGIESVMFRYRFMEDQPTVFTDVQGSEAGPCAGGRASTDTVDGAVNLPRTDEGPTADECVRTTTDGEVLLYARGGRDHAAHMCPEAQLMASNSDIFLTNDEGPVVRLLRWVAGICGGSGHAVHGCPEGQLMAGNSTIYLNGLVQWLLR; this is translated from the exons ATGAGCGACACCGTTGTCATCACCGTCGCCGTCGACAACTCTCTCATCGGCAAGAGCGGCGCCATCCAATGGCCAGCCGTCCGCAAG CAGGCAGACACGCCGTCCGCAGACGGGATTGAGAGCGTAATGTTCAGGTACAGATTCATGGAGGACCAGCCTACAGTGTTCACCGACGTGCAGGGAAGCGAGGCCGGGCCGTGCGCCGGTGGCCGTGCATCCACCGACACGGTAGACGGTGCAGTCAACTTGCCACGGACAGACGAGGGACCAACCGCCGACGAGTGCGTGCGCACCACCACTGATGGAGAAGTCCTGCTATACGCTCGCGGGGGCAGGGACCATGCCGCCCACATGTGCCCAGAAGCGCAGCTCATGGCCAGTAACTCTGATATCTTCCTTACTAATGACGAAGGGCCAGTCGTGCGGCTCCTTCGATGGGTTGCTGGTATATGCGGGGGCAGCGGCCATGCCGTCCATGGTTGCCCCGAAGGCCAACTCATGGCCGGTAACTCTACTATCTACCTGAATGGCCTGGTCCAGTGGCTCCTCCGGTAG